GTCACTTCTATCATTGACATTTTTGGTGCACAACCTAGTCCTGCTGGTTTTCTTTTGCTGCTCTagatttcttttttaaaagttactgCGTATGACCAAACAAAGAACAAAGAATTAATTAGGACTATCATATTGGAAACACATCAAATTCTAGCTTAACaaacaagttaattattttgCAGAAACCCTTTTATTTATGGGGTGATTTTTGCGTGAAATGTTAGGTTCCTGTTCTGTTCTATGCCTAGTCAGGAACAACTGCAAGAGTTTTTAATACACACATATTTTTCTTAGCTGAATTGGTCCTCTATATACTCTGTGCTGGCTGTTTCATCTTACTATAGGTTTTCTGTAGGCATCATAGGCGGTGGCTAGCTGAGAAACTGGGACCAGATGCTGCTTTTAGAGAAATTGAATTTACAAAGAAAATACTTTCTCTTGATGCGAAAAATTACCATGCATGGTCTCATAGGCAGGTGAGCTTAGATTTCACTGGTTTGCCCTGGTATTTTGACGACTTTTTTCATATCATTCCCTTGTTTAATCCTTTTATATGGAAAAACATGTTCATGTGTGTAGTTCTTATGCAGTGGGTCCTTAAAACATTAGGTGGTTGGGAAGATGAACTTGAATACTGTAATCAGCTTCTTAGGGATGACATCTTCAATAACTCTGCTTGGAATCAGGTAGCCACTAGATTTAATGATTTTCTGTAATATGTCTCATTGCTTTAATACACGATTTATGTGCTTGATAGTAAACAAATTATTGCTAGTGGTCAAGTTCTTACAATCTATGAATACAGTCAACCTTTGTAggaaatttgatatttttgttgGCTGCTACCAGGAATAAGAAGTGTTTCTTCTTTCTTCTCTTTTAATTAGAAAAGTTGAAAAGAGTTGTGCCTCAGACACTAGACTATTTGAGGACTAGTACTTAAAACTGTGGCTTGGAATTTTGATGATAGCTATCAGTTGTGATGACCTATATTCTATGCTCGTGGGCTTAAGAAGATTAATGGTCCTATTGGCTGTAGCCTTTCTTACTTCCGATTGTGTGTGATTAAAATTGTGAAGGGTAGAGGAGGGAGGAGGAGAACGGAAGGAATAGGAGAGGttgagaaaaaaacaaaaaactctcCTGTTTGGATTGGAAAATTGATAAGAGAGGAAGGGACCAAGGACAATAGTACAATACGTGTTTTTTCCTTCCAAAAAATGGATCCCCCTGTTCTTTTCAAAGCTATTCCCTAACATACGCGGCGACACGCGTACAAAATAATCCAAACAAGGGAAACTAGATTCCTTACTCTTCCTATCCTCCTATTTTCTCCAACACCCATCATCCAAAcacaatatttttttgattCAGGCATTTGGCCTCCCTCCTGTACCTCTCTAGGAAAATAAATTTCCTATTTGGAATAAACTGTTTTGGTAATGTGTAAGGAATCTTTCAAATTGGATATTTGGATTATAATGGGACTGAGAGCTTTCTGTTCTCGTTCGAGGCTTGCAGTTCACGCATTTCACAAGAGTGATTGAACATACACTTCTGAGTTCTGACATCTCTGCAGCCTGAAAATCTTTTACTTGGATAGTTATCAAGAATTGGGTGAAATTTACTTATTTGATCTTTGTTGGTAGCAATTAAAAGAACAGATATCGGTCGCACAACCAGAACACCTTATTTGAGTGTTatatttattaaaactcttaaattATCTACATGGGCCTATCTTATTATTGATGCTGCGGAACTCAGAAGCGGTGAAAAACTTAGGGTCATAAGGTAGTTTAGGAAATTCGATTGATCTTTGTTGGCTTGTAGTTGAATGTGCGATGAGGAATCCTATAAGATTTGTGTTTTTATCACAGCACAGTCCATAACGTTGCCAGAATTGTTGATCTTGTTTTGACATCAACTGACTACCCATCCTTTCACCTTCACTGTGTTCTATCATATTTCTACTTGCTTCACTCCAAAGTTATTTCCTTGTACATCTTAAGTACTTGCTAGCTGAAATAAGGGGAAGCCAAGCTATCACTTGCATTTCTGCTTCTCATTTCTCATCTATAAgtatacaaaaggtcttgcgcgcacaataaattatattgtacaccaagataacttttaccccttttttcgtaactttaacctagttttgattaacttttatattagtaaaaaaaaagttgataaaaatgattaaatgattaattttatacattataagtgattttgaagaaataagttttactaaaatgaaaaaattaatcggttaaaaatagataacttttacatatataagcttaacttttaagcattttgagttaacttttacttcggtgtacaatatttattgtacacccattgttatttattgtacacccattgtaaataagaatttgtgataagTATATGCATTCTTCTGACTCTAGGGTGCCCCCACTTTATGGTCTTTTCATCTTCTAAAAGAACTGTCATATAGCTAGATGGTTAGACTTGCTTTTAGAAATTCCCTTCTTGATGATCATTCTATCAAAAGCTTCTGTAACCTACGATTGTGCAGTTCACTATGAGTATTTCTTCTGATGTTAATGAAAGTGTGTGTAAGCATATCGCTAACTAATTTATCCGGTTGATATCTGTCTTATGTACTAATATGCTTTACTCTTCATTTTTCTGCTTTACTAGCCTAACTAATCCCCTTTGTTACATTTTTGATACACAGAGGCATTTTGTTGTCACCAGATCTCCTTTGCTAGGAGGCTTAGATGCCATGAGAGACTCTGAAGTGGATTACACTATTGAAGCCATTATAACCTATCCCGAGAATGAAAGCTCATGGAGGTACCTACGTGGCCTTTACAAAAACGACTTAAAATCTTGGGTAAATGATCCTCGAGTCTCGTCTGTATGTCTGAAGATATTGAGCACCAAAACTAGATGTATTTTTGCGTTGAGCACTCTTTTAGACCTCATCTGCCATGGTTTCCAACCAAGTCCTGAGTACGAAGAAGCAGTTAATGCTTTGCCTTTGCAGAGGTCAGATGTAGGACCAAGCAGTTCCAGCTTAGCTGAAACAATCTGCTCAGTTTTGGAAGCCATAGATCCTTTGAGAGGGAATTATTGGAATTGGCGCAAGGAACAACTCCCTGCATTAGTAACTTGAGGTTGAAGTTAGAATGtaactttttctttttcttcctaTTTATGCTGTGGATTGATCCTTCGGAGTAGTCATTTTGTGTTGCCTAGAAAGGTTCGGAGTATTGTGGATTCAGTTGACTATGATAGATTCTATGAACAGAAACTGATATCTGAATTGTGTAATCTGATGCATAAATCAATATCATATCCCTATTCTTTATACATCAATAACTAATACATCCGCATGTCTCGCGAATCACTACCAAAAAGACTTGTCATTTGAGGATACAATTTAATAATGCTTCTTCCCCTATAGCAAAATAATAACAGGCCAAGGGCTGCCAAAGTTTCAGAATAAACCCAAAAACTGCTGTGGAAAATACAAGCTTAGCAGTTAGCAGGGAAATTTACAAGGGCTTCATGACATCCACAACAGTTAATACAGTTATTTAACATGTGATGATTTCTTCGATTTGGAGGACGGGCTAGGGGCCTCCTTGAAAGCAGATGGGCAGAGGCTATTAATCTTGCAGACACCACATTTTGGCCTCAATGGTGTGCATATGGTCTGCCCAAACCCTACCTGTATCCATCaccaaaatcaaaacaaaaaacataattatGACATCTCATTTGCATATTATAGATTATATATTCAGGAATAAAGAAGTCTTGAAGTACACATTATTGATTTTCAATACATCGGAGTATTAGGCTATGTTCTCTTTACCTGAAACAAGTGTTTtgatttgaaaattttcagatttgacaAGGTTTGGTCTGATCTTATCTCATGGTTTCAACGAACATATTGACCATATTTGAAGGTTAACATATGAGAAAATATTACAAGTGGGATACTGTTTGAATTTTCCTGATGTGCATAGTCTAAAAATCGAAgtttcataatttttaaaattaaaaatatttggtAAAAAGAAAATGAGGTCTGGTGCGGTCTGAATTTTCCAGTCTAGATCTGATTCTAATAAGAATAAGTAATAAGCTCCAAGAATGAAGTGAAAAACACGACACGACTTCGTAAAATGCAGACATGACAAGGCAGGCTTACCAAAAGGGGGTTTATGGAAACCCATTCTTCCTTGGGAAGCCATTTCTGCAGTGCCTCTCTAGTT
This genomic stretch from Spinacia oleracea cultivar Varoflay chromosome 3, BTI_SOV_V1, whole genome shotgun sequence harbors:
- the LOC110789101 gene encoding protein farnesyltransferase/geranylgeranyltransferase type-1 subunit alpha, with protein sequence MDSDDEQTIPLSQRPEWADVKPVPQDDGPNPVVPIAYTDEFRETMDYFRAVYLSDEHSSRSLQLTSEAINLNAGNYTVWHFRRLILESLNADLHEELDFVENIAKKNSKNYQIWHHRRWLAEKLGPDAAFREIEFTKKILSLDAKNYHAWSHRQWVLKTLGGWEDELEYCNQLLRDDIFNNSAWNQRHFVVTRSPLLGGLDAMRDSEVDYTIEAIITYPENESSWRYLRGLYKNDLKSWVNDPRVSSVCLKILSTKTRCIFALSTLLDLICHGFQPSPEYEEAVNALPLQRSDVGPSSSSLAETICSVLEAIDPLRGNYWNWRKEQLPALVT